The Exiguobacterium acetylicum genome includes a window with the following:
- a CDS encoding GlsB/YeaQ/YmgE family stress response membrane protein — translation MGFLWALIVGGIIGWLASLILGKDVPGGIIGNIIAGFVGALIGQALFGDWGPMVAGFAIVPALLGAIILILIVSFILRAVNKR, via the coding sequence ATGGGATTCTTATGGGCATTAATCGTTGGTGGTATTATTGGATGGTTAGCAAGTCTTATTCTAGGTAAAGATGTGCCAGGCGGTATTATCGGTAACATCATCGCTGGTTTCGTCGGTGCATTGATCGGTCAAGCATTATTCGGAGATTGGGGTCCAATGGTTGCCGGATTCGCAATCGTACCTGCTTTACTCGGAGCTATCATTCTTATCCTCATCGTATCGTTCATTCTCCGTGCGGTGAATAAACGATAA
- a CDS encoding GlsB/YeaQ/YmgE family stress response membrane protein, whose protein sequence is MGFLWALIIGGLIGWIASLIIGKDVPGGIIGNIIAGFIGSMIGQAIFGSMGPKIAGFAVIPAILGAVILIFIVSLILRAVRK, encoded by the coding sequence ATGGGATTCTTATGGGCGTTAATTATTGGTGGTCTGATCGGTTGGATCGCAAGCCTTATCATCGGGAAAGACGTACCAGGTGGCATCATCGGTAACATCATTGCTGGTTTCATCGGTTCAATGATCGGTCAAGCTATCTTCGGTTCAATGGGTCCAAAAATCGCTGGTTTTGCAGTCATTCCGGCTATTCTCGGAGCAGTCATCTTAATCTTTATCGTTTCACTTATTCTCCGGGCAGTACGCAAGTAA
- a CDS encoding ABC transporter ATP-binding protein — protein sequence MLLDIKGLSGGYGSKTVLHDINIEVDQGELVGLIGLNGAGKSTTIKHILGLLPVKTGSVRINGMDLETNETEYRRQVAYIPEQPMLYEQLTLREHLRLMAQGYDVEEAIATERAQHYAERLRMTKQLEWFPSVFSKGMKQKAMILCALVTGSELLIVDEPFVGLDPLAIRELLQIFSELKQDGKGILMSTHILETAERHCNRFVLLHEGHIAAEGTTAALRARYGLQDGTLDDLYVAAIEEAER from the coding sequence ATGTTGTTAGATATCAAAGGTTTGTCAGGAGGATACGGGTCAAAAACCGTTCTGCATGACATCAATATCGAAGTCGATCAGGGTGAACTCGTCGGTTTGATCGGTTTAAATGGTGCGGGGAAATCGACGACGATCAAGCACATCCTTGGTCTTTTACCAGTCAAGACGGGATCAGTTCGAATCAACGGAATGGATTTAGAAACTAACGAAACCGAGTATCGTCGTCAGGTCGCATACATTCCAGAACAACCGATGTTATATGAACAACTGACGTTACGGGAGCACCTTCGTCTGATGGCGCAAGGATATGACGTCGAAGAAGCAATCGCGACAGAACGCGCGCAACATTACGCTGAACGACTTCGAATGACGAAGCAACTCGAATGGTTTCCAAGTGTCTTCTCAAAAGGGATGAAACAAAAAGCGATGATCTTGTGTGCACTCGTCACAGGCAGCGAGCTGTTGATCGTCGATGAACCGTTCGTTGGACTAGACCCGCTCGCGATTCGCGAGTTACTACAAATTTTTAGTGAACTCAAGCAGGACGGTAAAGGTATTTTAATGTCGACGCATATCCTTGAGACAGCAGAACGGCATTGTAATCGCTTCGTACTCTTACATGAGGGTCACATTGCAGCGGAAGGAACGACAGCTGCTTTACGTGCACGATATGGACTACAAGATGGAACACTCGATGATCTGTACGTCGCTGCGATCGAGGAGGCGGAACGATGA
- a CDS encoding ABC transporter permease codes for MNSQSLWKERYQAAMTETVKYTRYMANGGLLFTVYFVILYGLVVYGRFLDQLDPSFPGRFVMAALFLILPLYRTSRTFLVEADQVFLLPVLAKLSGFMQQVRAYNAVFGIIRAVIPFLAVVVLYVRTEQTTPLELVLIGVALALFGAAANLSKLEGIAHRTVLLYAFGAALLVIIDMAWMAIVVALLLMVVLHLKRQDHLPLREWIALEQESRDRFYRLANWFVDVPHLSATYKRRRLLSNMVERIPYRAQTTFDYLYVKQFIRSGDGIGLIVRLTLIGVVFMWLASGNEWFVALAIPAFGGLTSFQLAPFTKAVDQHLLTRLLPYGNSVHAKRKIIRFAAISQCIVLTLIGFFLSGSIYVVGGAVLALMIGEYYARK; via the coding sequence ATGAACAGCCAGTCCTTATGGAAGGAACGGTATCAGGCGGCGATGACCGAGACGGTGAAATACACAAGGTATATGGCGAATGGTGGACTATTATTTACCGTGTACTTCGTTATTTTGTACGGTTTAGTCGTATACGGTCGTTTCCTCGACCAACTCGATCCGTCGTTTCCTGGTCGGTTCGTCATGGCAGCCTTGTTTCTGATTTTACCGCTCTACCGGACGAGTCGGACGTTTCTCGTTGAGGCGGATCAAGTGTTTTTGTTACCGGTATTAGCGAAGTTATCAGGGTTTATGCAACAAGTACGAGCGTACAATGCAGTCTTTGGTATCATCCGTGCCGTGATTCCGTTTTTAGCTGTCGTTGTTCTCTATGTTCGAACGGAACAGACGACACCACTTGAACTTGTTTTAATTGGAGTAGCACTTGCTTTGTTCGGAGCGGCAGCGAACTTATCAAAACTTGAAGGAATTGCACATCGGACGGTGCTGTTATATGCGTTCGGAGCGGCACTTCTCGTCATCATCGATATGGCGTGGATGGCGATCGTCGTCGCGCTTCTCTTAATGGTCGTACTCCATTTGAAGCGTCAAGACCACCTTCCGCTTCGCGAATGGATTGCGCTTGAGCAGGAATCGCGCGATCGATTTTATCGATTAGCGAATTGGTTCGTCGATGTTCCACATTTGTCAGCAACGTACAAACGACGTCGTCTGCTAAGCAACATGGTCGAGCGAATTCCGTATCGAGCGCAAACGACATTTGATTACCTGTACGTCAAACAGTTCATTCGAAGTGGAGACGGTATCGGATTGATTGTTCGTTTGACGTTAATTGGAGTTGTCTTCATGTGGTTGGCAAGCGGCAACGAGTGGTTCGTCGCTCTTGCGATTCCAGCGTTCGGCGGATTAACGAGTTTCCAGTTGGCACCATTTACAAAAGCAGTCGATCAGCACCTGTTGACCCGTCTATTACCGTATGGGAATTCCGTTCATGCTAAACGGAAAATCATTCGCTTTGCAGCAATCAGTCAGTGCATCGTACTGACACTGATTGGATTCTTTTTAAGCGGGTCCATTTATGTCGTTGGTGGAGCGGTCTTGGCACTTATGATCGGTGAATACTACGCACGCAAATGA
- a CDS encoding ammonium transporter: MKLEQLAISVDTFYVLFAALLVFTMQIGFLLLETGMLRAKNAGHVAVKQIISFSVAALAFWAIGFGLTFGDGNSIIGTEGFFLNGGFSSLDWSNITIDVKFLFQLSFVAVSLAIAWGGFAERAKLSVYLLFGTFFVAIIYPIIARSVWAGGFLGSLGMQDFAGSTVVHLQGGIAALVAALLLKKRIGAEKTPLLGHNVIYSVVGAFILWLCWFGFNAGSTLTIADGFFSYVALTTLLATAAGALGALAISFWHRRVADIPSIINGVLAALVAITAACAFVEPWAAVVIGFLAGVITYGTSILLASRVDDPLCAFSVHGVAGIWGTLATGFFASPRLVEITGIGQAGLFYGGGFTQLGVQALGVVFAVVIVSVLSYAFLKALDLTIGLRITREDELRGLDVAEHGQASYDLPAPVSKELRMVEEEDLSNERVN; the protein is encoded by the coding sequence ATGAAACTGGAACAACTCGCTATCTCAGTCGATACGTTTTATGTCTTATTCGCAGCACTGCTCGTCTTTACGATGCAAATCGGATTCTTACTTTTAGAAACAGGAATGTTACGGGCAAAGAACGCAGGGCACGTCGCTGTCAAACAGATCATCAGCTTCTCAGTTGCCGCCCTCGCCTTTTGGGCCATCGGATTCGGATTGACGTTCGGTGATGGTAATTCCATTATCGGAACAGAAGGGTTTTTCTTAAATGGAGGATTCAGTAGTCTCGATTGGTCGAACATCACGATTGATGTGAAATTCCTCTTCCAACTCTCATTCGTCGCTGTCTCCCTTGCAATTGCTTGGGGCGGATTCGCAGAGCGTGCTAAATTATCAGTCTATCTATTATTCGGAACGTTTTTCGTTGCTATCATCTATCCGATCATTGCACGTTCCGTTTGGGCAGGTGGATTCCTCGGTTCGCTCGGAATGCAAGACTTCGCCGGATCAACAGTCGTTCACTTACAGGGCGGGATCGCCGCACTCGTTGCTGCTTTACTGCTCAAAAAACGAATCGGTGCTGAAAAAACACCGTTGCTTGGACATAATGTTATCTACTCTGTCGTTGGTGCTTTCATTCTTTGGTTATGTTGGTTCGGATTCAACGCTGGTTCGACATTAACGATTGCCGACGGATTCTTTAGTTATGTTGCCTTGACGACATTACTTGCTACTGCAGCAGGTGCACTCGGCGCACTCGCCATCTCATTCTGGCACCGCCGTGTTGCAGATATCCCGTCGATCATCAACGGTGTCTTAGCTGCACTCGTTGCGATCACAGCAGCCTGTGCTTTCGTTGAACCATGGGCAGCCGTCGTTATCGGATTCCTTGCTGGTGTAATCACGTATGGTACGAGCATTCTTCTCGCAAGTCGCGTTGATGATCCTCTTTGTGCCTTCTCCGTCCACGGTGTCGCTGGTATCTGGGGTACACTCGCAACTGGATTCTTCGCCTCACCACGTCTCGTTGAAATCACAGGTATCGGACAAGCCGGTCTCTTCTACGGTGGAGGTTTTACGCAACTCGGTGTTCAAGCACTCGGTGTCGTTTTCGCCGTCGTCATCGTTAGCGTCTTGAGTTACGCCTTCTTAAAGGCTCTCGATCTTACGATTGGTCTTCGAATCACACGGGAAGATGAACTCCGTGGACTCGATGTCGCTGAACATGGTCAAGCTTCTTACGATCTCCCTGCCCCGGTCAGCAAGGAATTACGGATGGTCGAAGAAGAAGATCTATCAAACGAACGCGTCAATTAA
- a CDS encoding MerR family transcriptional regulator: MNYREKKVMSIGIVCELTGLSERQIRYYEERKLIFPERTNGKTRKYSFTDVERLVEVAEKIEDGWRTHEIREKERKVTEQQRSDLIRGQLNAAFGLYKKQ, from the coding sequence ATGAACTACCGTGAGAAAAAGGTGATGTCGATTGGAATCGTCTGTGAATTGACCGGATTATCGGAACGTCAGATTCGTTACTATGAAGAACGAAAACTAATCTTTCCAGAACGGACGAACGGAAAGACACGAAAATATTCATTTACGGATGTCGAGCGACTCGTCGAAGTCGCGGAAAAAATTGAAGATGGCTGGCGGACACATGAAATACGTGAAAAAGAACGGAAGGTAACGGAACAGCAACGTTCTGACTTAATCCGTGGTCAATTAAACGCTGCATTCGGTCTTTACAAGAAACAGTGA
- the hemE gene encoding uroporphyrinogen decarboxylase, with protein sequence MMKKFNDTFLRAIRGEQIDHVPVWYMRQAGRYQAEYREIKKTRTLFEITHDSELGAYVTELPVKQLGVDAAILYKDIMTPLPSMGVDVEIKSGIGPVIANPIRTMEDVEALQPFNREDIPYIYETIRLLRERLEVPLIGFSGAPFTLASYMIEGGPSKGYHKTKALMYGQPEVWHALMEKLGDMVIDYIKSQVDAGIQAFQIFDSWVGTTSRKDYVRYIKPTMERIFTELKDTGVPMIMFGVGASHLAEEWHSLPLDVVGLDWRLSIDEARERGLTKPVQGNLDPSYLLAPWDILEAKAKEILDMGMKQPGFIFNLGHGIFPEVDPEVLKRLTAFIHDYSKEKMEVGK encoded by the coding sequence ATGATGAAGAAATTCAATGATACGTTTTTGCGGGCGATCCGTGGCGAGCAGATTGATCACGTTCCCGTCTGGTACATGCGACAAGCAGGTCGTTATCAAGCGGAATATCGTGAAATCAAGAAGACACGGACGCTTTTCGAGATCACACATGACTCGGAACTAGGCGCATATGTGACAGAACTACCTGTAAAACAATTAGGGGTCGATGCAGCAATTCTGTATAAAGATATCATGACACCACTTCCATCGATGGGCGTCGATGTCGAAATCAAGAGTGGGATCGGTCCAGTCATTGCGAACCCGATTCGCACGATGGAGGATGTCGAAGCACTGCAACCATTCAATCGCGAAGATATCCCGTACATCTATGAGACGATTCGCTTGTTGCGTGAACGGCTCGAAGTACCGTTGATCGGTTTTTCCGGGGCACCATTTACGCTTGCGAGCTATATGATTGAAGGCGGCCCTTCAAAGGGATACCATAAAACGAAAGCATTGATGTATGGACAACCTGAGGTATGGCATGCCTTAATGGAGAAACTAGGTGACATGGTCATCGATTACATCAAATCACAAGTAGATGCAGGGATCCAAGCGTTCCAAATCTTTGATTCGTGGGTCGGCACGACAAGCCGGAAAGATTATGTCCGTTACATCAAACCAACGATGGAACGCATTTTCACGGAATTAAAAGACACAGGTGTACCAATGATCATGTTCGGTGTAGGAGCGAGTCACTTGGCAGAAGAATGGCACAGCTTACCACTAGACGTCGTTGGACTCGATTGGCGTTTGTCGATTGATGAAGCACGTGAGCGTGGGCTGACGAAACCTGTCCAAGGAAACCTTGACCCTTCATATCTGTTGGCACCATGGGATATCCTTGAAGCGAAAGCGAAAGAGATTCTTGACATGGGAATGAAACAACCAGGGTTCATTTTTAATCTTGGTCACGGTATTTTCCCGGAAGTCGATCCAGAAGTCTTGAAACGTTTGACTGCATTTATCCATGATTATTCGAAAGAAAAAATGGAGGTAGGAAAATGA
- the hemH gene encoding ferrochelatase, whose protein sequence is MKTLGLLVMAYGTPYKPEDIERYYTHIRRGRKPSPEALAELTERYEAIGGVSPLAQVTIDQAEELHRQLSEKYAGEIEFKLYLGLKHIEPFVEDAVEQMAKDGITEAVTVVLAPHYSTFSIRSYNGRAKEVADQHGIRLASVESWYKEEAFLDWWGKEIRKTFDALPVPEEKAVLVVSAHSLPEKIIANGDPYPEQLKETAELIAQRAGVPHMITGWQSAGQTPEPWLGPDVQDLTRDVYEEKGYEAFVYVPVGFVADHLEVLFDNDYECKVVCDELGIHYARPVMPNADPAFMKAVTEAVAKQVGSYVQ, encoded by the coding sequence ATGAAAACGTTAGGATTACTTGTCATGGCGTATGGTACGCCGTATAAACCTGAAGATATCGAGCGTTATTACACGCACATTCGACGTGGGCGCAAACCGTCTCCAGAAGCATTGGCAGAGTTGACGGAGCGCTACGAAGCCATCGGTGGCGTATCGCCACTCGCGCAAGTTACGATTGATCAGGCAGAAGAGTTACACCGTCAATTGTCTGAGAAATATGCGGGCGAGATCGAGTTCAAACTCTACCTTGGTCTCAAACACATCGAACCGTTCGTTGAAGATGCTGTCGAGCAAATGGCAAAAGACGGCATCACGGAAGCGGTCACGGTCGTTCTAGCGCCACACTATTCGACGTTCAGTATTCGTTCGTATAATGGTCGTGCGAAGGAAGTCGCGGATCAACATGGTATTCGCCTCGCATCTGTTGAATCCTGGTATAAAGAAGAAGCGTTCCTTGATTGGTGGGGAAAAGAAATCCGTAAGACGTTCGACGCTTTACCAGTACCTGAAGAAAAAGCCGTCCTCGTCGTTTCAGCACACAGTCTGCCTGAGAAAATCATTGCAAACGGTGATCCGTACCCAGAGCAATTGAAAGAAACAGCAGAATTAATCGCCCAACGTGCTGGTGTACCGCATATGATCACAGGTTGGCAATCAGCTGGACAAACGCCAGAACCTTGGCTTGGACCAGATGTTCAGGATCTTACGCGTGACGTCTACGAAGAAAAAGGGTACGAAGCATTCGTTTACGTACCAGTTGGTTTCGTTGCCGATCATTTAGAAGTATTATTCGATAATGATTACGAATGTAAAGTCGTTTGCGACGAACTCGGAATCCATTATGCTCGACCTGTCATGCCAAACGCGGATCCAGCTTTCATGAAAGCTGTCACGGAAGCCGTTGCGAAACAGGTGGGTAGTTATGTCCAGTAA
- the hemG gene encoding protoporphyrinogen oxidase, translating to MSSKRLVIVGGGISGLAAAYYAEKQFPEMNITLLEAEGRLGGKVATFRDEGLTIERGPDSYVARKHVLTDLIEEIGLGDQLVRNNTSQAYILDARGLHPIPKGAVMGIPTDLELFAQTSLLTEEEKAEVTERLLHPPADLTIPERDIPLGEYLRPRLGDALVEKLIEPLLSGIYAGDIDRMSTFATYPQFVANEQKAGSLFEGMRLMRPLDQQQGPTLKATGQFLSLATGLESLVERLEEVLERTEIRLETPLRSIEREDDGRYRLETDHGPEFADDILLTIPHRQVVSLLPEVTLPGLANLSTHSTATVTLIFDKETALPIDGTGFIVNRRAPYSITACTAIDQKWNHAAPNHTVLRAFIGRPGKDALVRESDEVIERVVLEDLEKICGRALQPERVVISRLLDGLPAYTVGHAERIQAVRDAVSSHYPHIHLAGLAYDGVGLPDCVAGVKTTLEQMALQQPEPCRES from the coding sequence ATGTCCAGTAAACGTCTCGTCATCGTAGGCGGCGGTATTTCAGGACTTGCAGCTGCCTATTATGCAGAGAAACAGTTTCCGGAAATGAACATCACCTTACTCGAAGCAGAAGGTCGTCTCGGTGGGAAGGTGGCGACATTTCGAGATGAAGGATTAACGATCGAACGTGGTCCGGATTCGTATGTTGCACGAAAACACGTGCTGACGGATCTCATCGAAGAGATTGGGTTAGGCGATCAGCTCGTCCGGAATAATACGTCGCAAGCCTATATCTTGGATGCACGTGGTCTTCATCCGATTCCAAAAGGTGCCGTCATGGGAATTCCGACAGATTTAGAGTTGTTTGCACAGACCTCTCTATTGACGGAAGAAGAAAAAGCAGAAGTGACGGAGCGTTTGCTTCACCCTCCTGCTGATTTAACGATACCAGAACGTGACATTCCACTAGGAGAATACCTACGTCCACGCCTAGGGGATGCACTCGTTGAGAAGTTGATCGAACCGCTTCTTTCAGGCATCTATGCGGGGGATATTGATCGGATGAGTACGTTTGCGACCTATCCGCAATTCGTTGCGAATGAGCAAAAAGCAGGAAGCTTGTTTGAGGGGATGCGCCTCATGCGTCCGCTTGATCAGCAACAAGGTCCGACGCTCAAAGCGACAGGTCAATTCTTGTCGCTTGCGACCGGACTCGAATCGCTCGTCGAACGATTAGAAGAGGTGCTCGAACGGACAGAAATTCGCCTTGAAACACCGCTTCGATCAATCGAACGGGAAGACGACGGACGGTATCGTCTTGAAACAGATCATGGACCGGAGTTCGCTGATGATATTTTATTGACGATTCCACATCGCCAAGTCGTGTCCTTGTTACCAGAAGTAACACTACCGGGACTCGCGAACCTTTCGACACACTCGACTGCGACCGTCACGTTAATTTTCGACAAGGAAACAGCATTACCGATTGATGGAACAGGATTCATCGTCAACCGGCGAGCACCGTATTCGATTACAGCGTGCACGGCGATTGATCAAAAATGGAATCATGCAGCACCGAACCATACGGTACTTCGTGCTTTCATTGGACGGCCAGGAAAAGACGCTCTTGTTCGGGAATCAGACGAAGTGATTGAGCGCGTCGTCTTAGAAGATCTAGAAAAAATTTGTGGACGTGCACTACAACCGGAACGCGTTGTCATCAGTCGATTACTAGACGGATTACCTGCCTATACGGTTGGACATGCGGAGCGGATTCAAGCAGTACGGGATGCCGTTTCGTCTCATTATCCACACATTCATTTAGCAGGACTTGCATATGATGGTGTTGGACTGCCAGACTGTGTTGCGGGTGTCAAGACGACACTTGAACAAATGGCGTTACAACAACCGGAACCGTGCCGAGAGTCATGA
- the cls gene encoding cardiolipin synthase — protein sequence MEVWSTFTIIIVYGLLIMNILAVLTVIFLERRDIGATWAWVFILYFVPLVGFLVYLFFGRLLKKTNFYRVTDEEQLEQERRITLQKKELTTMGRHPMIQKHRDMIRMNLMSNGSLLSLSNQLQILSDGEQKFNRMIQDIRQAEHEVNIQYYIIQKDRLGLALIDTLIDCARRGIKIRLLYDAVGSRSLKRTDFKELLAHGGEVFAFFPSTIGFVNFRLNNRNHRKSCIIDGRIGYIGGFNVGTEYLGIDEKFGYWRDTHFRLEGDVVHDQLDRFILDWNQASDIYTEKSLFYYGTHTIHDILPMQIVTSGPDSRSEYLKLALIKMINEAKRTIYIQSPYFIPDTSYLDACKAALLSGVEVRIMIPNKPDHPFVYWATTAAVGELLSYGAKVYTYEPGFLHAKTIVVDGEIASVGTTNIDARSFRLNFEMNTIVYDQDIATELERLFLADCDVSKLMTVESYADRSRMIKFKESISRLLSPIL from the coding sequence ATGGAAGTATGGAGTACATTTACGATCATCATCGTTTACGGATTGCTCATCATGAATATCTTGGCTGTTTTGACGGTTATTTTTCTTGAACGGCGTGATATTGGGGCGACGTGGGCATGGGTATTCATCTTGTATTTTGTTCCGCTCGTCGGATTTCTCGTCTATCTCTTTTTCGGTAGACTATTGAAAAAAACGAATTTTTACCGTGTCACGGATGAAGAACAGCTAGAACAAGAGAGACGAATTACTTTACAGAAGAAAGAATTGACCACGATGGGAAGGCACCCGATGATTCAAAAGCATCGCGATATGATTCGAATGAATTTGATGTCGAACGGTTCTTTGCTTAGTCTCTCGAATCAACTGCAGATTCTTTCGGATGGGGAACAGAAATTCAATCGGATGATTCAAGATATTCGACAGGCGGAGCATGAAGTGAATATTCAGTACTACATCATTCAAAAGGACCGCCTCGGATTAGCGTTGATTGATACATTAATCGACTGCGCCCGTCGCGGGATCAAAATTCGACTGTTATACGATGCTGTCGGTTCACGTAGCCTCAAACGAACGGATTTTAAGGAGTTACTGGCACATGGTGGGGAAGTGTTTGCCTTCTTCCCGTCAACGATTGGGTTCGTCAATTTTCGATTAAATAACCGTAATCATCGTAAATCCTGCATCATCGATGGTCGTATTGGCTATATCGGTGGATTTAACGTCGGTACGGAATATCTTGGAATCGATGAAAAGTTCGGTTACTGGCGGGATACGCATTTTCGCTTGGAAGGTGACGTCGTTCACGATCAACTCGACCGCTTTATTCTCGACTGGAACCAAGCAAGTGACATCTATACGGAAAAATCATTGTTTTACTACGGAACACACACGATTCATGATATATTACCGATGCAAATCGTCACATCAGGACCGGACTCTCGGTCAGAATATCTGAAGCTTGCTTTGATTAAAATGATCAACGAAGCGAAACGAACGATTTATATCCAATCACCTTATTTCATTCCAGATACGAGTTATTTAGATGCGTGTAAGGCTGCCTTATTATCTGGGGTCGAAGTACGCATCATGATCCCGAACAAGCCGGATCATCCATTTGTTTATTGGGCAACGACTGCCGCTGTAGGAGAGCTACTGTCTTACGGGGCTAAAGTCTATACGTATGAACCTGGCTTTTTGCATGCGAAAACAATCGTCGTCGATGGCGAAATCGCTTCAGTCGGAACGACGAATATTGATGCACGAAGTTTTCGTTTGAATTTTGAGATGAATACGATTGTTTATGATCAAGATATCGCGACTGAACTGGAACGGCTTTTCCTAGCTGATTGTGACGTCTCGAAGCTCATGACGGTCGAGTCCTATGCGGATCGCTCAAGAATGATTAAATTCAAGGAAAGTATTTCACGTTTGTTGTCACCAATCTTGTAA
- a CDS encoding Cof-type HAD-IIB family hydrolase, protein MTNPIKLLVSDMDGTVLSGKQRIEPETIQAIEAAREQGVEFAIATGRNYLNAKELTDAAGIHCPIIASNGARVMTVDGEELSATTLTTEQAQQIYGIISQYEVFFEMFCDQGLVTAQGATIDAAYDSLKELSEESDRAKQVLDFFHDRYYVHEDVKMIDGFRSYIRNQAGQVFKFISFSFDQELMKKIWQEIEQKVDGVYVTSSGHDNIEVMAVGADKGTAVKILADHLGVPIEQVAVIGDNLNDLPMFKVAGKAIAMGNGHDEAKEIAHYVTKTNDEHGVGYAIQQLASRAW, encoded by the coding sequence ATGACAAATCCAATCAAACTACTCGTATCAGACATGGATGGTACCGTTCTTTCGGGTAAGCAACGAATTGAACCAGAGACGATTCAGGCAATTGAAGCAGCACGCGAGCAAGGTGTCGAATTTGCAATTGCAACAGGACGTAACTACTTAAATGCAAAGGAATTAACGGATGCAGCAGGTATTCATTGTCCAATCATCGCGTCAAACGGAGCGCGCGTCATGACGGTCGATGGAGAAGAATTGAGTGCGACGACGTTAACGACGGAGCAAGCGCAACAAATTTACGGCATCATCAGCCAATATGAAGTCTTCTTCGAGATGTTCTGTGATCAAGGACTCGTGACAGCGCAAGGAGCGACAATCGATGCAGCCTACGATTCACTGAAAGAGCTCAGTGAAGAGAGTGATCGGGCAAAACAAGTGCTCGATTTCTTCCACGATCGCTATTATGTCCATGAAGATGTCAAGATGATCGATGGCTTCCGTTCGTATATCCGCAATCAAGCGGGGCAAGTGTTCAAGTTCATCTCGTTCTCGTTTGATCAAGAACTAATGAAAAAAATCTGGCAGGAAATTGAACAGAAGGTCGACGGTGTGTATGTTACGTCGTCAGGACATGATAACATCGAAGTCATGGCAGTCGGTGCTGATAAAGGAACAGCGGTCAAAATTCTTGCCGACCATCTCGGTGTACCAATCGAACAGGTCGCTGTCATCGGAGACAACTTGAACGATCTTCCGATGTTCAAAGTTGCTGGCAAGGCGATTGCGATGGGGAATGGTCACGATGAAGCAAAAGAGATCGCCCATTACGTGACGAAAACAAACGATGAGCACGGCGTCGGATATGCGATTCAGCAGTTGGCGTCCCGCGCTTGGTAA
- the mscL gene encoding large-conductance mechanosensitive channel protein MscL, translating into MFKAFKEFAFRGNVIDLAVGVILGAAFSGIIKSLVDSVFMPLIGIIIGGVDVKGLSVMVGNAELQYGQFLQASIEFLLIAFALFIFVKGITSFRKKEEVVEEEAVPTTEEKLLTEIRDALVRQNESSTKY; encoded by the coding sequence ATGTTTAAGGCATTTAAGGAGTTCGCATTTCGCGGGAACGTGATCGACTTAGCGGTCGGGGTCATACTTGGTGCCGCTTTTAGCGGGATCATCAAGTCGCTCGTCGATAGTGTCTTCATGCCGTTGATCGGGATCATTATCGGTGGTGTTGATGTCAAAGGATTATCGGTCATGGTCGGAAATGCGGAGTTACAGTACGGTCAATTTCTTCAAGCGAGTATTGAATTCTTATTGATCGCCTTTGCTTTGTTCATCTTCGTCAAAGGTATCACTTCGTTCCGGAAGAAGGAAGAAGTCGTCGAAGAAGAGGCAGTGCCAACGACAGAAGAAAAATTACTGACAGAAATTCGGGATGCCTTAGTTCGTCAAAACGAGTCGTCAACGAAATACTGA